The following proteins are encoded in a genomic region of Acetobacter oryzoeni:
- a CDS encoding glycosyltransferase family 9 protein: protein MKPLMHSEKAQGIIPQRILVIRLGALGDFVQSFGPFQAIRQAFPAAHITLLTTAPFVELAKLSPWFDEVLTDTRPRWTDVPQILALRKMLRGYDRVYDLQTSARTARYFVLAGRPVSWCGHVGEGHLAHLNPWRDEMHTRARQRDQLSMAGIKDVPLPDISWLRDKGPKLDEPYVLIVPGAAVHRPAKRWPARRYGELAAEIFRRGLQPVLVGHETEQPLAQDILKYCPEALNLMGKTTLPELAGLAARAQCAVGNDTGPMHLAAVMGCRCVVLFSADSNPALTAPLGWQAGQVRVLRVRDLALLCVQRVAAALWWRH, encoded by the coding sequence ATGAAGCCCCTCATGCACTCTGAAAAAGCTCAAGGCATCATACCGCAGCGCATTCTTGTCATCCGTTTGGGGGCGTTGGGAGATTTCGTGCAAAGTTTTGGCCCGTTTCAGGCCATTCGGCAGGCATTTCCTGCTGCACATATCACCTTGCTCACAACCGCGCCGTTTGTTGAGCTGGCCAAGCTTTCGCCTTGGTTTGATGAGGTGCTGACGGATACACGCCCACGTTGGACAGATGTGCCGCAAATTCTCGCCCTGCGTAAGATGCTGCGTGGGTATGATCGGGTTTATGATTTGCAGACATCAGCCCGCACAGCGCGGTATTTTGTGCTGGCCGGTCGGCCTGTTTCATGGTGTGGGCATGTGGGAGAAGGGCATCTCGCCCATTTAAACCCGTGGCGGGATGAAATGCACACTCGTGCTCGCCAGCGTGATCAGCTCTCTATGGCCGGCATTAAGGATGTGCCGCTGCCAGATATTTCTTGGTTGCGTGATAAAGGGCCAAAGCTGGATGAGCCCTATGTATTGATTGTGCCCGGGGCGGCTGTGCATCGGCCCGCCAAACGCTGGCCTGCCAGACGGTATGGTGAACTGGCAGCAGAAATTTTTCGCCGTGGTTTGCAACCTGTCTTGGTGGGGCATGAAACCGAGCAGCCTTTGGCGCAGGACATCCTGAAATATTGCCCCGAAGCGTTAAACCTAATGGGTAAAACCACTTTGCCTGAGCTTGCAGGGCTGGCAGCACGGGCGCAGTGCGCTGTGGGGAATGATACAGGCCCCATGCATCTGGCTGCCGTTATGGGCTGCCGCTGTGTTGTGCTATTTTCTGCTGATAGTAACCCTGCGCTTACAGCCCCGTTAGGCTGGCAGGCAGGGCAGGTGCGCGTACTACGTGTGCGTGATCTTGCATTGCTTTGTGTGCAAAGGGTTGCAGCCGCGCTCTGGTGGCGTCATTAA
- a CDS encoding tetratricopeptide repeat protein yields MNEPVWYGGRMKFSFVPTRRHLPCVVAGTALLVSAPVMAATARGHVAAASGPVNGQKWSVEACMAMVGDDPFGARDYALDWERHGNGGQEAKHCHALALLEAGDEESAAQELDELAHQPIEHAERAPSSFRAGLEEDAADAWLSAGQPEKALSSVDYGLAFEDDTRLHLLRARALLAQDQADVVVKELSALVAKKPDIGAEAYVLLASAERRVGQLDAAATHVAHALEVEPENPAALLERGIVRERKGDATGAQADWQRVLDLAPDSHEADLARQDLAVMAADPDTP; encoded by the coding sequence GTGAATGAACCTGTTTGGTATGGAGGCAGGATGAAGTTTTCTTTTGTGCCTACACGGCGGCATCTTCCCTGCGTGGTTGCAGGTACAGCTTTGCTTGTATCCGCACCTGTTATGGCGGCCACGGCACGCGGCCATGTGGCGGCTGCATCCGGGCCAGTTAATGGGCAGAAATGGTCGGTCGAAGCCTGTATGGCCATGGTGGGGGATGATCCTTTTGGCGCAAGAGATTACGCGCTGGACTGGGAGCGCCACGGCAACGGAGGGCAGGAGGCTAAGCATTGCCACGCCTTGGCATTGCTGGAAGCTGGAGATGAAGAAAGTGCGGCGCAGGAACTGGATGAGCTTGCCCACCAACCCATAGAACATGCAGAGCGTGCACCTTCCAGCTTTCGCGCAGGGTTAGAGGAAGATGCGGCAGATGCTTGGCTTTCTGCCGGGCAACCAGAAAAAGCCTTGAGCAGTGTAGATTACGGGCTGGCGTTTGAGGATGATACCCGCCTGCATCTGCTGCGTGCCCGTGCCTTACTGGCGCAGGATCAGGCCGATGTAGTGGTTAAAGAACTTTCTGCGCTGGTGGCTAAAAAGCCAGATATCGGGGCCGAAGCCTATGTGTTGCTGGCATCGGCAGAGCGCCGCGTAGGGCAGCTTGATGCAGCAGCGACACACGTGGCCCATGCTTTGGAGGTAGAGCCGGAAAACCCGGCAGCCTTGCTGGAACGCGGCATTGTGCGTGAACGTAAAGGAGACGCCACCGGCGCACAGGCAGATTGGCAGCGCGTGCTTGATCTGGCGCCAGATAGCCATGAGGCAGATCTGGCGCGGCAGGACCTTGCCGTTATGGCTGCAGACCCGGATACACCATGA
- a CDS encoding glycosyltransferase family 4 protein — translation MSSFLASASILQILPALEQGGVERGTIEMAQAITQAGGKALVISAGGRMEPLLRHTGAEHITLPDCGSRNPLKIAKNSHFLSNIIRQHNVQLVHARSRAPAWVAKMACKRTQTPFVTTWHGVHANSFPGKRHYNAVLASGDRVIAISNHIAQRLAEEYHVGPDRLRTIPRGADTDQFSPQVVSGQRVHRLVEAWALPADAPVILMPGRLTAWKGQSLVLDALAQLLDLLPDVNWHCVFAGGCAAEDKYAQELSTKAAQLGLTDRVRFAGHCDDMPAAMMLANMVVVPSLRPEPFGRVVVEAQAMCCPVIVAHHGAAVETVANGQTGFSFTPAHAEELAQTIHNVLIAPPEILEEIGYAARQMVLNHYSTFAMQHATLAVYDELLGTTLAERFACIKNDAALFQEPTFAG, via the coding sequence ATGAGCAGTTTTCTGGCCTCTGCCTCCATTCTGCAAATCCTGCCCGCTTTGGAGCAGGGCGGAGTGGAAAGAGGCACCATAGAAATGGCGCAGGCCATTACACAGGCTGGGGGCAAGGCGCTTGTTATCAGCGCTGGCGGGCGTATGGAGCCTCTGCTACGACATACTGGTGCTGAGCACATTACCCTTCCCGATTGTGGCAGCCGCAACCCTTTGAAAATTGCCAAAAACAGCCACTTCCTCAGCAATATCATTCGCCAGCATAATGTGCAGCTTGTTCACGCGCGCTCACGCGCGCCGGCATGGGTTGCCAAAATGGCCTGCAAGCGCACGCAAACACCTTTTGTAACAACGTGGCATGGCGTGCACGCCAACAGTTTTCCCGGCAAACGGCATTACAATGCCGTTTTGGCATCTGGTGATCGTGTTATTGCCATCAGCAACCACATCGCCCAGCGCCTTGCAGAAGAATACCATGTCGGGCCAGATCGGCTGCGCACCATTCCGCGGGGGGCAGATACCGATCAGTTTTCTCCTCAAGTGGTATCCGGCCAGCGTGTGCACCGTTTGGTGGAGGCATGGGCGCTTCCTGCTGATGCCCCGGTTATTCTCATGCCCGGCAGGCTGACAGCATGGAAAGGCCAAAGCCTTGTGCTGGATGCACTGGCACAACTGCTTGACCTGTTACCAGACGTAAACTGGCACTGCGTATTTGCTGGTGGTTGCGCCGCAGAAGATAAATACGCACAAGAACTAAGCACCAAAGCAGCACAGCTGGGCCTGACTGACCGTGTCCGTTTTGCAGGCCATTGCGATGATATGCCTGCCGCCATGATGCTTGCCAACATGGTGGTTGTACCCTCCCTCCGCCCGGAACCTTTTGGACGTGTGGTGGTAGAGGCTCAGGCAATGTGCTGCCCGGTTATTGTGGCGCATCATGGTGCCGCGGTGGAAACCGTCGCCAATGGCCAAACGGGCTTTAGCTTTACCCCTGCACATGCTGAAGAACTGGCACAAACCATCCATAACGTACTGATTGCGCCGCCAGAAATTCTAGAAGAAATTGGATACGCTGCACGCCAGATGGTACTAAACCATTATAGCACCTTTGCCATGCAACATGCCACGCTGGCTGTGTATGATGAACTGCTTGGCACCACGCTGGCAGAACGCTTTGCCTGCATTAAAAATGATGCTGCCCTCTTTCAGGAACCAACATTTGCAGGATAA
- a CDS encoding NAD kinase, with the protein MTATSLTNPPSIFMRPPQHLAFMAAPTETARDELDRLVTRYGNCHPGEADVVICLGGDGFMLETLRVILEAGLTTPVYGMNCGSVGFLMNPTDEEDLPYRLAHAQAAVIHPLRMKAVTAHGESHEALALNDVYLFRQTRQAAKLRIDVDRLVRIPELICDGALLATPAGSTAYNLSAHGPIVPLSGNLLPLTPICPFRPRRWRGALLPSSAHVGFSVLEHDKRPVAAVADSIEIRDVVSVQAWEDRELAVTLLFDPGQTLSERIAAEQFSA; encoded by the coding sequence ATGACTGCTACTTCTCTTACAAACCCGCCCTCAATCTTTATGCGGCCTCCACAACATCTGGCATTTATGGCGGCCCCTACAGAAACCGCCCGGGATGAACTTGATCGGCTGGTAACCCGTTATGGCAACTGCCACCCTGGTGAGGCAGACGTTGTGATCTGCTTGGGTGGAGACGGCTTTATGCTGGAAACCCTGCGCGTTATTCTGGAAGCGGGACTGACCACGCCAGTTTATGGCATGAACTGTGGTTCTGTTGGGTTTTTGATGAACCCCACCGATGAGGAAGACCTTCCCTATAGATTAGCGCATGCGCAAGCGGCGGTTATTCACCCCTTGCGCATGAAAGCCGTAACGGCACATGGTGAATCGCACGAGGCTCTGGCGTTGAACGATGTTTACCTGTTCCGCCAGACACGGCAGGCAGCCAAACTACGCATTGATGTGGACAGGCTGGTGCGTATTCCCGAACTGATCTGTGATGGCGCCTTATTGGCCACACCAGCCGGTTCCACCGCCTATAATCTTTCTGCCCACGGGCCTATTGTGCCGCTTTCTGGCAATTTGCTGCCACTTACCCCTATCTGCCCTTTTCGCCCACGCCGCTGGCGCGGGGCACTTCTGCCTTCCTCAGCGCATGTCGGCTTTAGTGTTCTGGAACACGATAAGCGCCCTGTTGCAGCCGTTGCCGATTCGATAGAAATTCGGGATGTTGTTTCTGTGCAGGCATGGGAAGACCGAGAATTGGCTGTAACCTTGCTGTTTGACCCCGGGCAAACCCTTTCCGAACGTATTGCGGCAGAACAGTTTTCTGCATGA
- a CDS encoding OmpA family protein: protein MMPQCGRFQAPKAGCHCSSSSFSGLVFHLMQNMFPFSRRLVLLCAASLLATSAVSHAQIVTNSQALDSLGGAAPVAAPPTPAAPVHEAAPRRTTTPAHTETRRRVVEKPQTTTAQKKETSSVKNTQPAATAPKSAPATKPVTKAPAETKPSTAPAPAPAPVAKAAPTPAQETKSVTPAAQPRKPPPPATIPNAPPPLPQLTPAPSDVEVHPFPVPPQPTVDLKAQGTVTPIEGGVRITFAPEAATLNPETHQAILAFGQRLSDKPHVRALIDAYSSGAVDDPSLPRRMALARGLAARSVLMNGGTPSTRIYVRVIGLPKQSAPNTPQDYIDIYQSDVEP from the coding sequence ATGATGCCGCAGTGTGGCCGCTTTCAGGCACCAAAAGCAGGTTGCCACTGTTCTTCTTCCTCTTTTTCTGGATTAGTCTTCCATTTAATGCAGAACATGTTTCCTTTCTCTCGCCGCCTTGTGCTTCTGTGTGCTGCAAGCCTGCTTGCCACCAGTGCGGTTTCACATGCTCAGATTGTCACCAACAGTCAGGCTCTGGACAGTTTAGGTGGTGCAGCGCCTGTAGCCGCGCCCCCAACACCCGCGGCACCTGTGCATGAAGCGGCTCCGCGCCGCACAACAACGCCCGCGCACACTGAAACGCGCCGCCGCGTTGTAGAAAAGCCGCAAACCACCACAGCGCAGAAAAAAGAAACATCCAGCGTAAAAAATACGCAGCCGGCTGCAACGGCGCCTAAAAGTGCTCCCGCCACCAAACCGGTAACCAAGGCCCCGGCTGAAACCAAACCATCTACTGCACCTGCACCTGCACCTGCACCTGTGGCTAAGGCCGCGCCTACCCCGGCGCAAGAAACTAAAAGCGTTACACCTGCGGCCCAACCACGTAAGCCCCCGCCGCCAGCAACAATACCAAATGCACCCCCACCGCTGCCGCAGTTAACTCCTGCGCCATCAGACGTGGAAGTTCACCCTTTCCCGGTGCCACCACAACCCACTGTGGACCTGAAAGCCCAAGGCACCGTAACGCCTATTGAAGGCGGCGTACGCATTACCTTTGCGCCAGAAGCAGCAACACTTAACCCGGAAACGCATCAGGCCATTCTGGCATTTGGGCAGCGTTTGTCTGACAAGCCGCATGTGCGTGCCCTGATAGATGCCTATAGTTCTGGTGCAGTGGATGATCCATCATTGCCACGACGCATGGCATTGGCGCGCGGGTTAGCGGCGCGCAGCGTGCTCATGAATGGCGGCACACCTTCTACCCGCATTTATGTGCGCGTTATTGGGCTGCCCAAACAGTCAGCCCCCAACACACCGCAGGATTATATTGATATTTATCAGTCTGACGTTGAGCCCTGA
- the rnhA gene encoding ribonuclease HI, with protein sequence MPTDSENSTATEQPALAVEIWTDGGCRPNPGPGGWGVLLRCKGVERELSGGERETTNNRMELTAAAEALEALTRPCVVNLHTDSEYVRNGITRWHTGWVRRNWRNASGDPVANMDLWRRLLDVAKRHEVSWHWVKGHSGVPENERVDQLATEAREKIEQSLLES encoded by the coding sequence ATGCCTACGGATTCTGAAAACAGCACCGCAACGGAACAACCTGCTCTGGCGGTTGAAATCTGGACAGATGGCGGATGCCGCCCAAACCCCGGCCCGGGTGGCTGGGGCGTTCTGCTGCGCTGCAAAGGTGTGGAACGGGAGCTTTCTGGCGGTGAGCGTGAAACCACCAACAACCGTATGGAACTCACCGCCGCTGCAGAAGCGCTGGAAGCGCTTACGCGCCCTTGTGTGGTGAACCTGCACACAGATAGCGAGTATGTGCGCAATGGCATTACCCGGTGGCATACGGGCTGGGTAAGGCGGAATTGGCGTAATGCATCGGGTGATCCGGTAGCCAATATGGATTTGTGGCGCAGGTTGCTGGACGTAGCCAAACGGCATGAGGTTTCATGGCATTGGGTAAAAGGACACTCCGGCGTGCCAGAAAATGAACGGGTGGACCAACTGGCAACAGAAGCCCGGGAAAAAATAGAACAGTCTCTTTTAGAGAGCTAA
- a CDS encoding homoserine kinase, whose amino-acid sequence MAVYTDVGNEALETFLQDYAIGSLVAFRGIAEGVENSNFQLRTTDGDYILTLYEKRVNAQDLPWFLGLMQHLAREGVTCPQPVADSQGHVLKTLAGRPAAITTFLPGVWPRVVRLEHCRPLGRALAQLHVAGRSYKPERQNSLGPDAWFALLQSCGAGADNVCAGLRDELQNALEHILPFWPGRGNNPLLPRGQIHADMFPDNVFFLDHAVSGVIDFYFACTDLLAYDIAICLNAWCFQADGAFNITFARHMMQGYEEIRPLEPAERQLMPVLARGAAMRFLLTRLYDWINTPADALVTPKDPMDYLKRLRFHLETDSADAYGF is encoded by the coding sequence ATGGCCGTCTATACGGACGTTGGGAACGAGGCCCTGGAAACGTTTTTGCAGGATTACGCCATAGGGTCTCTGGTTGCGTTTCGCGGTATTGCCGAAGGGGTGGAGAACAGTAATTTCCAGCTGCGTACAACAGATGGAGATTACATTCTTACCCTGTACGAAAAGCGGGTGAATGCGCAGGATCTGCCTTGGTTTTTGGGCCTTATGCAGCATCTGGCGCGTGAGGGGGTAACATGCCCCCAACCCGTGGCTGATTCGCAAGGCCATGTGCTGAAAACACTGGCAGGCAGGCCCGCTGCCATAACCACATTCCTGCCCGGTGTTTGGCCGCGCGTGGTGCGGCTTGAGCATTGTCGCCCGCTTGGGCGTGCTTTGGCGCAGCTACATGTGGCAGGGCGCTCTTACAAGCCGGAACGTCAGAACAGCTTGGGGCCAGATGCGTGGTTTGCGTTGCTGCAAAGCTGCGGTGCGGGCGCAGATAATGTGTGCGCAGGTTTGCGGGATGAACTGCAAAACGCGCTTGAGCATATTTTGCCATTCTGGCCGGGGCGGGGGAATAATCCGCTTCTGCCGCGCGGGCAAATTCATGCAGACATGTTTCCAGATAACGTTTTCTTTCTGGATCATGCCGTTTCAGGCGTGATTGATTTCTATTTCGCCTGCACGGATCTTCTGGCCTACGACATTGCTATCTGTTTGAACGCATGGTGCTTTCAGGCTGATGGGGCGTTTAACATCACTTTTGCCCGGCACATGATGCAAGGGTATGAGGAAATACGCCCGTTAGAGCCAGCAGAGCGTCAGCTTATGCCTGTTTTGGCCAGAGGTGCGGCCATGCGCTTTTTGCTCACCCGGCTGTATGACTGGATTAACACGCCAGCAGATGCCTTGGTGACGCCCAAAGATCCTATGGATTACCTGAAGCGCCTGCGCTTCCATTTGGAAACGGATAGTGCTGATGCCTACGGATTCTGA
- the ispH gene encoding 4-hydroxy-3-methylbut-2-enyl diphosphate reductase — protein sequence MPDQTDTLTPPQSADAQHGRSLKVLLAGPRGFCAGVDRAIRVVEEAIRRYGAPVYVRHEIVHNRTVVEELEAQGAIFVEELDEVPVDGHVVFSAHGVPKTVPVEAERRNLLYLDATCPLVSKVHREAERHFAGGGPESRHILMIGHAGHPEVVGTMGQLPPGAMTLINDAEEARTVEPEDPTRLAFITQTTLSVDDTAEIVDILRARFPLIEGPKREDICYATTNRQEAVKTIAPECDLVIVIGSPNSSNSQRLREVAERSGTPRALLVPRLDSLDWSVLEGVNTLGITAGASAPEALVQEMLAEMAKRYTLCIEERIVKEENVTFRLPAPLG from the coding sequence ATGCCCGATCAAACTGATACCCTTACCCCGCCCCAGAGCGCAGATGCTCAGCACGGCAGATCTCTTAAGGTTCTGCTGGCAGGCCCACGTGGTTTCTGCGCAGGGGTGGACCGCGCCATCCGTGTGGTGGAAGAAGCCATCCGCCGCTACGGTGCGCCTGTTTATGTCCGCCACGAAATTGTCCATAACCGGACAGTGGTGGAAGAGCTGGAAGCACAAGGCGCCATCTTTGTTGAGGAACTGGATGAAGTTCCCGTAGATGGCCATGTTGTTTTCTCTGCTCATGGCGTGCCCAAAACCGTGCCGGTTGAGGCCGAACGCCGTAACCTGCTGTATCTAGATGCCACGTGCCCGCTGGTTTCCAAGGTGCACCGTGAAGCTGAGCGTCATTTTGCCGGTGGTGGGCCAGAAAGCCGCCATATCCTGATGATTGGCCATGCAGGCCACCCAGAAGTGGTTGGCACAATGGGCCAATTGCCACCCGGCGCCATGACGCTGATTAACGATGCAGAAGAAGCCCGCACGGTAGAGCCGGAAGATCCAACCCGTCTGGCCTTTATCACCCAGACAACGCTTTCTGTAGATGATACGGCAGAAATCGTAGATATTCTGCGTGCACGCTTCCCCTTGATTGAAGGGCCAAAGCGCGAAGATATCTGCTACGCCACCACAAACCGTCAGGAAGCTGTAAAAACCATCGCCCCTGAGTGCGATCTGGTTATTGTTATTGGCTCTCCCAATTCTTCCAACTCCCAGCGTCTGCGTGAAGTGGCGGAACGTTCCGGCACGCCGCGTGCGCTTTTGGTGCCGCGTCTGGATTCTCTGGATTGGTCCGTGCTGGAAGGCGTGAACACGCTGGGCATTACGGCTGGTGCTTCTGCGCCGGAAGCACTGGTGCAGGAAATGCTGGCAGAAATGGCCAAGCGTTACACGCTGTGCATTGAAGAGCGGATTGTGAAGGAAGAAAACGTAACGTTCCGCCTTCCCGCACCGCTGGGCTAA